From Mycobacterium colombiense CECT 3035:
GTCGGCCGGCTGCAGTCCTACTCGCTGGTGCTCGACACCCAGGAGGGCCTGGTTCAGGACGCATGGGAGCGTGCGGCGAGGCTGATCCACGAGCGCTACGTGTCGACGCTCGATCCGGCGGCGACGCGGTCGGCGGCCGCGATGCCGTGGGCGGAGCTCAACGAGTTCTACCGGGGTTCGAACCGGCGCCAGGTGCGCAACGCGCTGTGGATGGTCGAACAGATCGCCGGACACACCTGGAACACCTGGGGTAGCCCGCCGGCGCAGCTGTCCGGCAGCGACGTGGCGGGGTTGGCGCCGTTGGAACAGCTGGCGCTGATGGGCTTCGACGACCACGCGGCGATGAGCATGGCCCGGGCGGAGCACGAGGACTGGTGTCGCTACTACCGGCGCAACGGCTGGAAATACGGTGTGCCGCGGGACGACTCGCGCAAGATCCACGACAAATTGGTCGACTGGTCGACGGTCGAAGGCAACCCGGATTTACTCAACGCCGCCGTCCGCAGTCTGGCCGGGACCCTGTGGAGCCTGCGGCAGCTCGGCTTTCGTTCCCGCCCGCTGTGGCGATCCTTCTCCCGGGTGGGCACGGTGACCGCTGAGCAGCGCGGCGCCGGCTGGACGTGGACGTCGGATTCGGGCCACATCATGCGCGCCGAGGCCGGCGACTGGGCGGTCACCGAAGACGGCAAGCTCTGGTCGGTGCGCGACGACATCTTCCGCGCCACCTACGAGCCCGCCGGCGATGGGCGGTGGCGACGCAAGGGACGGGTGCAGGCCCGCCCGGCCGAGCCGGGCGAAACCATCAACACCTTGGAGGGACCCACCACGGCGGCCGACGGCGACTGGGTGGTCCGCGGGGAAGGCGGCGAGCAATGGCCGGTGCCCGGTGCGGAATTCGCGCGCCGCTACGCCGAAGTCCATCCAGCTGAGGAAGCCCGCGTTCTCGACGCCGGCGCGGGCTAATCGCGGGCCACGGCCGCCCCAACTGGCAATGCATTTGCGCCATCTGATAGGGCCCAACACTGATACGGTATCGGCGCAGGTGAAATAGCCGCATCCGAGACTTTCGCCGTTCGCTCCGCCTTACCCAAGGAGACTCCGATGGCGCTGTTCATCAGCTACTCGAGCCAAGACCGCTCGACGGTCGACGCCTTGACGAGCGCGCTGCGGCGCGCACAGCAGCAGGTGTGGTTCGACCAGGAGCTCGGCGGCGGCGATTCCTGGTGGAACAAGATTTTGGAGCAGATCCGCTCGTGCGACGTGTTCATCGTCGCGCTGTCGAACAACTGGCTGCAGTCCAAGCCCAGCCAGGCCGAGCTGCGCTACGCCAGGGCCCTGAACCGGCCGATCCTGCCCGTCCGCATCGGCGACGTCGACAGCATGCGCGTGAATCCCCTTGCCGCATTGCAGATCATCGACTATCGCGAGCCGACCGTCGACGCGGGCATCCAGCTGGTCACCGCGGTGCACGCCCTGCAGGGCAAGCCGGTCCCGTTGCCCGACCCGCTGCCCGACGAGCCGCCGGTGCCGTTCGGCTACATCACCCGGCTGGGCAACACCCTCGCCGAAAAGGAGCTCAGCCCGCAGCAACAGACGCAACTGCTGATCGAGCTGCGGTCGGGCTTCGACGAGGACGGCGACGACCCCAGCGCCCGAGGTGACATCGCCCAACTGCTGCGCATGCTGCGCCTGCGCCACGACGTCACCTACCGCACGCGAACCGAGATCGACAATGTGCTGGCCGAAATCGAGGCAAAGAACAGCGCGGCGGGAAGCCCTGCGCCCGCAGCCAAGGCGCCCGAGGCGACGACCGTCGCGAAAGGGCCTGCACCGGCGGCCGGGCCGCCCAAGGCGCCCGTGCCGCCCGCGGCAGGCGGCGGATCCAACAAGCGGCTGCTGATCATCGGCGGCGCCGCCGTCGCGGTGATCGCCGCGATCGCCATCGTCGTCATGTTGGCGACGCAGGGCGGTAAGGCCAAAACGCCCAAGGCGGGCCCGAACTCGGCGCCGAGCGCGGGCGCGGCCCCGCGGCCGGCTCGGGGCCGGCGGCCGCGGACGGCTCGAATGGCTCGAAGCTGGACTCGTATCTGCTCGGCCCCGCCGAAATCGGCCCGATCGTCGGTGACCAGAATCTGGTGGTCTCCGAGAAGGCCGCACAGCTTCGCAACCTGAGGGCGACGCTGTCCAACCCGAACTGCAAAGCCGCCTGGGAGCCCATCGAAAATTCGGCCTACCAGGCAGCCGACGGTTACACCGCGGTCAGCGGGCAGGCCGTGCACACCGCCGGCGAGAACCCGCCGCACCGGGTGTACGAAGCCGTCGCGGCGTTCTCGTCGCCGGAGAAGGCGGCCGCGTTCGTTCAGGCGACGGCCGACAAATGGAAGGCGTGCGCCGGGCAGTCGATCACGGTGAACTTCAACGGCAAGTCGTGGGGCTGGACGTTCGGTGACGTCACCGGGGCCCCGCCGAAGATCTACCAGCAGCGAACCCAGGCGGACGGGACCCGGGTGTGCCACCACGCGCTGCACGCGGCGTCCAGCGTGGTCGTCGACCTGTTGGTGTGCGGCCCGGATGCCGGCACCGGACAGGCCGGCAAGCTCGCCGGGCAGATCGCCGCCAGGGTGAGCCAGTAACGGCCTCCCGACATGGAGCGGCCCCCGAGCCGTGTTCCTGGTCGGACAAAAACCGGAAGCTCGGGGGCCGGGTGACTGCGGGGAATTCGCTAGCGCACTTGTGACGCCAGCTCTTCCGAGCAGGTGCTGCTAGCGCGCAGCCACCTCACATGTCCATGAAGCTATCAATTTCGCGGACCACCTCCTTCCTTGTGTACGACCGACCGTACCGGCGAATCGGCCAGCCGACAACAGAATTCAGCGCTCAGCGATCGCTGACGATGGCGGCGTCGATCAGTTCGGCGAAGTCCGCCGCCATCGGTGACGGCCGCAGCGGTCGGCCATCGAGGGTGTGCACGCGGGCGGCCAGGGTCATGCTGGAGATCAGCCAAACACCTTGGGCGGCATGCAGATCCGTGACCCGCAGCGCCCGGTAGTCGCAGTCATAGCCCTTGTCCCTGGCCACCTCGAACAGGGCCTGCTGGGTGGTGCCGCGCAGGATCGGATACCACGGCGGCGGTGTCAGCAGGCATGGCGTCTCGGAGGCGGTGGCGATCACCACCGTCGAACGCGGGCCTTCCAGGATGTAGCCGTCCGTGCTGACGAAGATCACGTCACCGGCATCCTGGCGGGCGGCATGGCGCAGGGCCGCCATGTTGACCGCGTAGGACAGGGTCTTGGCGCCGGCCAGCAGCCAGGGCATCGCATCGACACCGGTGGCGGGCAGCCCGCGATCGAGCGTGATCGCCGCCAGCCCGCCCCGCCGGACCGCGGTCACCCGTTCCGGAACGGCGTTGACCATGACAAAGGCCGTCGGCACGGAACCACCCTCGCGTCCGCGGCTGTAGATCAACCGCATCGCGCCCTCGTCGGCGCTGCCCGCACACCACTGCCGGGTGGCCACCTCGATCGCGCTTCGCCACCGCGGCAGATCCGGCTCGGGCAGATCGGTCAACGCGGCCGACTGGGTCAGCCGCTGCAGATGCGACTCGATCAGACAGGCCCTGCCGTCGCGGACCAACAGCGTCTCGAACACGCCGTCACCGCGGACTGCCGCCAGGTCGTCGGCGTGCAGTAGGGGCGCGTCGGGCGAATGTATTTCACCGTCCAGCGTGACGATCACACCCGTCTGTCCCGCCATGGTGCAGAAGCCTATCCAATGGCGCTGCCGGGGTCCCGCGCGTGCTGAAGGCCGAGCGCGCCGGTCCGTAGAGTTGGACGTGTGAGCCACCCCGTTCCCGCACCTGAGACCGGCCCCGACGCCGGTGCCGTCTGGCACTACGGCGACCCGCTCGGCGAGCAGCGTGCCGCCGCCACCGAGGCGATACTGGTCGACCGCTCGCATCGCGGCGTGCTCACCCTGACCGGAAACGACCGGCAAACCTGGTTGCACAGCATTTCGACGCAATTCGTCAGCGACCTGCCCGACGGGGCCAGCACGCAGAACCTGAGCCTCGACGGCCAGGGCCGCGTCGAGGATCACTGGATCCAGACCGAGCTCGCCGGCACCACCTACCTCGACACCGAGCCGTGGCGGGCCGAGCCGCTGCTGCAATACCTGCGCAAGATGGTGTTCTGGTCGGAGGTCACCGCGGCCAGCGCCGACCTGGCCGTCCTCTCGCTGCTCGGCCCAAAGCTGG
This genomic window contains:
- a CDS encoding toll/interleukin-1 receptor domain-containing protein, translating into MALFISYSSQDRSTVDALTSALRRAQQQVWFDQELGGGDSWWNKILEQIRSCDVFIVALSNNWLQSKPSQAELRYARALNRPILPVRIGDVDSMRVNPLAALQIIDYREPTVDAGIQLVTAVHALQGKPVPLPDPLPDEPPVPFGYITRLGNTLAEKELSPQQQTQLLIELRSGFDEDGDDPSARGDIAQLLRMLRLRHDVTYRTRTEIDNVLAEIEAKNSAAGSPAPAAKAPEATTVAKGPAPAAGPPKAPVPPAAGGGSNKRLLIIGGAAVAVIAAIAIVVMLATQGGKAKTPKAGPNSAPSAGAAPRPARGRRPRTARMARSWTRICSAPPKSARSSVTRIWWSPRRPHSFAT
- a CDS encoding sensor domain-containing protein, with translation MVGDQNLVVSEKAAQLRNLRATLSNPNCKAAWEPIENSAYQAADGYTAVSGQAVHTAGENPPHRVYEAVAAFSSPEKAAAFVQATADKWKACAGQSITVNFNGKSWGWTFGDVTGAPPKIYQQRTQADGTRVCHHALHAASSVVVDLLVCGPDAGTGQAGKLAGQIAARVSQ
- a CDS encoding aminodeoxychorismate lyase, giving the protein MIVTLDGEIHSPDAPLLHADDLAAVRGDGVFETLLVRDGRACLIESHLQRLTQSAALTDLPEPDLPRWRSAIEVATRQWCAGSADEGAMRLIYSRGREGGSVPTAFVMVNAVPERVTAVRRGGLAAITLDRGLPATGVDAMPWLLAGAKTLSYAVNMAALRHAARQDAGDVIFVSTDGYILEGPRSTVVIATASETPCLLTPPPWYPILRGTTQQALFEVARDKGYDCDYRALRVTDLHAAQGVWLISSMTLAARVHTLDGRPLRPSPMAADFAELIDAAIVSDR